In the Octopus bimaculoides isolate UCB-OBI-ISO-001 unplaced genomic scaffold, ASM119413v2 Scaffold_39939, whole genome shotgun sequence genome, tgtggcatcttaaagcgagaaccgTTTCGTGTTATTGCTTGTGCCCTTGgcatgataagaaagggatgtcggGATCATCTAGAAAAATATTCTGGGAGAaccatatttcaaagaaattcaaaagattgtactgacaagttCTGTCCCCAAATNNNNNNNNNNtatttcaaagaaattcaaaagattgtactgacaagttCTGTCCCCAAATCCTATCATTGgtaatgtctgtgttgtattacatgaagatatttcactactgcccctgccactNNNNNNNNNNatgtctgtgttgtattacatgaagatatttcactactgcccctgccacttgccTCCTCAAGCTTCAATCATGCAGTAACATCTCTTATCGTTCACCCGCCCTAAGACGCTGAGTGTGTCTCGgaaagtgattgtaacaaacatgcagattaaaagtaaataataaNNNNNNNNNNNNNNNNNNNNNNNNNNNNNNNNNNNNNNNNNNNNNNNNNNNNNNNNNNNNNNNNNNNNNNNTTAATGAAGAATGGACACAagatatacaataaaacaaagaaggaaaatacaGTATACATCAGCAGTTATGTGTATctatttagaaagagagagaggggacagagggagagagaNNNNNNNNNNNNNNNNNNNNNNNNNNNNNNNNNNNNNNNNNNNNNNNNNNNNNNNNNNNNNNNNNNNNNNNNNNNNNNNNNNNNNNNNNNNNNNNNNNNNNNNNNNNNNNNNNNNNNNNNGATTTATGAAGGTTTCTGCAGAATTGCAGACACTTCCTCGAGAAAACTTTAATGACGAGTTATTGATATAATTAAGACTGAATTAGTAGACACTTTCCTACACTTCCACGAATAACATCATGCTTGCGAAATGTAATTCTTAACCACAAAATCATGCATAAActtataaaattgaaaaaaattgatgatCATATGCTGagtagaaaacaaataaaaatgatcgTTCGAGCGCGTGTGTTTTTATGACGAAAAGGTAGCTGAAAATGCTGAATATTAATTGCAGATTCCAGATTACCACGGACAAAGGCCATAAAACCGTTATATTCGAATTAAATATAATTGTCTGCCCGAAATGTGTGAATGGAACTTGCAATGCAGAGAAAGAGTTCAGCAATCCTTTAAGACGTTCGCAATATCTGCCTTGTACTTGCAACGATGGATGGGCAGGTAAGCAAATATCAGTTGTTTATGtgcaagcaacacacacacacNNNNNNNNNNNNNNNNNNNNNNNNNNNNNNNNNNNNNNNNNNNNNNNNNNNNNNNNNNNNNNNNNNNNNNNNNNNNNNNNNNNNNNNNNNNNNNNNNNNNNNNNNNNNNNNNNNNNNNNNNNNNNNNNNNNNNNNNNNNNNNNNNNNNNNNNNNNNNNNNNNNNNNNNNNNNNNNNNNNNNNNNNNNNNNNNNNNNNNNNNNNNNNNNNNNNNNNNNNNNNNNNNNNNNNNNNNNNNNNNNNNNNNNNNNNNNNNNNNNNNNNNNNNNNNNNNNNNNNNNNNNNNNNNNNNNNNNNNNNNNNNNNgtgtgtgtgtgtgtctgtgtgtacataagtacaaataaaggttacaaaccACGTTCAGCAAAATCGTTTGAAAGTAGTGGTTAGTTAAGTATACAAAGCATGTTGAACATTACAGTTAATACTCAACTGCAAGTTAACTATATaaaccgtggtttatatatatttNNNNNNNNNNATACTCAACTGCAAGTTAACTATATaaaccgtggtttatatatatttattataagattagaaaatagagaggtaattaataaatcattatttattaattaaaaatttacaaaCATCCTCTACTGCTGTTTCAATTTAAGcccttcagaaaattaattaataaaatttaaaaactaaatattatttcgaagtcgaataatttttttttaaatttaaaaattttaatttgaatttcattAATTGATATTCTTAACGCCTTTATTTGAAATAGCTGTAagggatgtttgtcaattttttaaatttataaataataatttattaattacctctctattttctatacacttttacctctctcttttatcatatatatctaaaatctTAGGGAATAATAACTATTCTCGATTATCAGGACATTTAGTATTTTACACTTTATTAATGCaatataagcattaaaaaaacctacaataaaatacaataaatttatttgaaataatatttgaaaaaatctataaaacttaaCTGCTATTAGTCATtggggaaagaagatatttttaatcaacgctACACAGGAATGTGAAGGAGTAAACATTATGTCGACAAGTATTCTTCCTTTGTTAATTTTGTACTagatttttttactatttttattcataaatttataacgTATATAGTGTTTTTactaaataatcttttaaaatacTATTAACTTACGTTCGACATAANNNNNNNNNNTTTTTactaaataatcttttaaaatacTATTAACTTACGTTCGACATAAAATCATGGTAATTTATACTTGTATAGATAGGATTAAATCATACACTAAATTATTAGTTCACTTAATGCTTATATAGATAGGTTGTAGGATTTGATGTTTATAATATAGTCGTTGAGGCTTTCATTAGGTTtagcattttctatatatatatcggtattgtaattttaggtgtttaatttttaatttttaaaaaaatttgcttcattgttttaattattttttaaaatatttgtaatttatatattttaattatatttttattttatcatatttgtatttatattcttatctTTCTATTCAATATGACATATAACATGTATTTTTAAACTTTGATccgttaataataatagcaataagataaatagcctgaggacgactggtggatttatgtattaaGTATAGCCTTTCTAAACGCCCCACCAGCCCCGAAACACATTTagcgttgattaaaaatatcttctttccccCAAAGGCTACTAACGGGTAACTGAAACATAAAAACGCCAGTCAACAAAAGATAGAGaactttacaagttagaatataCATAACACGATGGTTGGTGGcgtatctatttacttctgtcacgtatgtatgtatgcatgtatatatatatatatatatatatatatataNNNNNNNNNNNNNNNNNNNNNNNNNNNNNNNNNNNNNNNNNNNNNNNNNNNNNNNNNNNNNNNNNNNNNNNatatatatatatatatatatatatatatatatatatatatattaagaacagTTGTTTGCAAGTTGTTTACCTTAGTGGAAATTATTGTCTTCAACTAAACTTGACTAAGTGTGTGAATAACGTCCACATTGCTAGAAATACAAGCTAACATGNNNNNNNNNNNNNNNNNNNNNNNNNNNNNNNNNNNNNNNNNNNNNNNNNNNNNNNNNNNNNNNNNNNNNNNNNNNNNNNNNNNNNNNNNNNNNNNNNNNNNNNNNNNNNNNNNNNNNNNNNNNNNNNNNNNNNNNNNNNNNNNNNNNNNNNNNNNNNNNNNNNNNNNNNNNNNNNNNNNNNNNNNNNNNNNNNNNNNNNNNNNNNNNNNNNNNNNNNNNNNNNNNNNNNNNNNNNNNNNNNNNNNNNNNNNNNNNNNNNNNNNNNNNNNNNNNNNNNNNNNNNNNNNNNNNNNNNNNNNNNNNNNNNNNNNNNNNNNNNNNNNNNNNNNNNNNNNNNNNNNNNNNNNNNNNNNNNNNNNNNNNNNNNNNNNNNNNNNNNNNNNNNNNNNNNNNNNNNNNNNNNNNNNNNNNNNNNNNNNNNNNNNNNNNNNNNNNNNNNNNNNNNNNNNNNNNNttatgtatgtatgtatgtgtgtatcacgtgtgcatatatgtgtgtgtatggatgtatacattagcatatattttgtttaatttaaacGATAAtcagacacattcacatatgctCCGATAGACatgatctctatctctctctctttctctctctctctctatctctctctctctctNNNNNNNNNNNNNNNNNNNNNNNNNNNNNNNNNNNNNNNNNNNNNNNNNNNNNCTCTGTTtctcatacacactcgcacatacgaACCCATACACACGAAACACAAGTTACCACATCCGTTAATATCAATGCATGTGTGGACATCTATGTGCTAGTGCTAGTTGATCTACTGAATGCAGTTTTAAAGTAGCTCAtctaatatacacaatatattttcgAACCAGGTGATGATTGCTCAATCGACAATCGATGCGCCCCATTTCTATGCACCAACGAAAGTACTCTCGCGAAATGCATTTGTAAATGCCCAGTCGGTTATGAGTATAAGGATGACAAGTGTGTAGGTAAGCGACTTTTTAAATTCTGTTCAATCATTCTGACCTCAATCTGTCTGTATCCCCTCACATCTCNNNNNNNNNNTTCTGTTCAATCATTCTGACCTCAATCTGTCTGTATCCCCTCACATCTCCcggtctttctatctttctttatttatttcgcactctctcattctctcttcctctctcactgtataatatactataaaggaGCCACTGCCTCCTTTATATggttgtatattatatacaacaaaCCATGTANNNNNNNNNNNNNNNNNNNNNNNNNNNNNNNNNNNNNNNNNNNNNNNNNNNNNNNNNNNNNNNNNNNNNNNNNNNNNNNNNNNNNNNNNNNNNNNNNNNNNNNNNNNNNNNNNNNNNNNNNNNNNNNNNNNNNNNNNNNNNNNNNNNNNNNNNNNNNNNNNNNNNNNNNNNNNNNNNNNNNNNNNNNNNNNNNNNNNNNNNNNNNNNNNNNNNNNNNNNNNNNNNNNNNNNNNNNNNNNNNNNNNNNNNNNNNNNNNNNNNNNNNNNNNNNNNNNNNNNNNNNNNNNNNNNNNNNNNNNNNNNNNNNNNNNNNNNNNNNNNNNNNNNNNNNNNNNNNNNNNNNNNNNNNNNNNNNNNNNNNNNNNNNNNNNNNNNNNNNNNNNNNNNNNNNNNNNNNNNNNNNNNNNNNNNNNNNNNNNNNNNNNNNNNNNNNNNNNNNNNNNNNNNNNNNNNNNNNNNNNNNNNNNNNNNNNNNNNNNNNNNNNNNNNNNNNNNNNNNNNNNNNNNNNNNNNNNNNNNNNNNNNNNNNNNNNNNNNNNNNNNNNNNNNNNNNNNNNNNNNNNNNNNNNNNNNNNNNNNNNNNNNNNNNNNNNNNNNNNNNNNNNNNNNNNNNNNNNNNNNNNNNNNNNNNNNNNNNNNNNNNNNNNNNNNNNNNNNNNNNNNNNNNNNNNNNNNNNNNNNNNNNNNNNNNNNNNNNNNNNNNNNNNNNNNNNNNNNNNNNNNNNNNNNNNNNNNNNNNNNNNNNNNNNNNNNNNNNNNNNNNNNNNNNNNNNNNNNNNNNNNNNNNNNNNNNNNNNNNNNNNNNNNNNNNNNNNNNNNNNNNNNNNNNNNNNNNNNNNNNNNNNNNNNNNNNNNNNNNNNNNNNNNNNNNNNNNNNNNNNNNNNNNNNNNNNNNNNNNNNNNNNNNNNNNNNNNNNNNNNNNNNNNNNNNNNNNNNNNNNNNNNNNNNNNNNNNNNNNNNNNNNNNNNNNNNNNNNNNNNNNNNNNNNNNNNNNNNNNNNNNNNNNNNNNNNNNNNNNNNNNNNNNNNNNNNNNNNNNNNNNNNNNNNNNNNNNNNNNNNNNNNNNNNNNNNNNNNNNNNNGCCACTGCCTCCTTTATATggttgtatattatatacaacaaaccatgtaattttgaatttaataatgttatgaaagagaaaatgtacAAATTTAGTTAGATATGTACTATTAGCCCTTTCTTTATGCCTAAATGCAAATTTGTGATTATTATAGTAAAGTCGAAGTGAAGAAGAGGGCATACAAATATAAGCATGTGCTTTACCAAGAGcacttatacataaatgttttcCTAATGCACTGGTTATTAATGGGANNNNNNNNNNNNNNNNNNNNNNNNNNNNNNNNNNNNNNNNNNNATTAGTAGGTATAATAACTCCAGAACCACTATTACTAATAGTACTATTAGAGGAATCAGGTACATCAATATGTTGACTATTTGCAGTAGATGTTGCATTGCGGTTATTTAGGTGGCTGAAAGTTGCAGTATCATTAAACGGATGTCTGTTGTTGTGGTATTATAATTTGCAGTTTCATTTAATACTGCTAAATTTTACTATACATTCAGTAATATTAAACATGGTAGAATATGCAGGTTTAACTTTGTAAGAAATTGCATTTGAAAATTTCATGATACGAGCTACATTTAGGAAGGTATTTATCAAAAACTTGAAAAGGGTTTTGTGTTACATTAGATGCAACGTTCACACTAAAGTTGGGGGGGGGNNNNNNNNNNGGGGGGGGGCGTGAACCACAAAATATTCTTTAGtagctattttaatatttaagttCATTCGGATTAGATGTAATATGGCCTAAAGTAATTTGGTTATTATGGTAATTAACTGCAATCATATTACcagatttaaatatttgtatgtacacatacaaacatacatacatattgtaNNNNNNNNNNNNNNNNNNNNNNNNNNNNNNNNNNNNNNNNNNNNNNNNNNNNNNNNNNNNNNNNNNNNNNNNNNNNNNNNNNNNNNNNNNNNNNNNNNNNNNNNNNNNNNNNNNNNNNNNNNNNNNNNNNNNNNNNNNNNNNNNNNNNNNNNNNNNNNNNNNNNNNNNNNNNNNNNNNNNNNNNNNNNNNNNNNNNNNNNNNNNNNNNNNNNNNNNNNNNNNNNNNNNNNNNNNNNNNNNNNNNNNNNNNNNNNNNNNNNNNNNNNNNNNNNNNNNNNNNNNNNNNNNNNNNNNNNNNNNNNNNNNNNNNNNNNNNNNNNNNNNNNNNNNNNNNNNNNNNNNNNNNNNNNNNNNNNNNNNNNNNNNNNNNNNNNNNNNNNNNNNNNNNNNNNNNNNNNNNNNNNNNNNNNNNNNNNNNNNNNNNNNNNNNNNNNNNNNNNNNNNNNNNNNNNNNNNNNNNNNNNNNNNNNNNNNNNNNNNNNNNNNNNNNNNNNNNNNNNNNNNNNNNNNNNNNNNNNNNNNNNNNNNNNNNNNNNNNNNNNNNNNNNNNNNNNNNNNNNNNNNNNNNNNNNNNNNNNNNNNNNNNNNNNNNNNNNNNNNNNNNNNNNNNNNNNNNNNNNNNNNNNNNNNNNNNNNNNNNNNNNNNNNNNNNNNNNNNNNNNNNNNNNNNNNNNNNNNNNNNNNNNNNNNNNNNNNNNNNNNNNNNNNNNNNNNNNNNNNNNNNNNNNNNNNNNNNNNNNNNNNNNNNNNNNNNNNNNNNNNNNNNNNNNNNNNNNNNNNNNNNNNNNNNNNNNNNNNNNNNNNNNNNNNNNNNNNNNNNNNNNNNNNNNNNNNNNNNNNNNNNNNNNNNAGTAGTAGTAGAGCTGATAGCTTTCGTTCGTTTTATGACATATTAGCACTGGAGACGGCTGTCCCACAAATGAAAGTAGCCAGAATAACAATGAGAAATTTCAGGCACATATTTCCTTTCTCTGGAAGGGATAGACCACGTTGGAGTACGAATACAGGGGATTTTGagagcatgctccactggatataGGAACGTTAGGTTACATGACGATGGCGTGCAGGTGGACTGAGATATTAGTAAGGATTTATATATAGAATGCCATACCGTAATTATGATAAGAATGGAGTGTGACAGCAGTAAAATAAAAGGACNNNNNNNNNNNNNNNNNNNNNNNNNNNNNNNGAGAGAGAGAGACCTAGGAAGTTAATGGAGCGAAATGGTAGAACCTGATACCAAAAGTCTGAGACTCATGAAGTCTAATTTGAGCAAGATTTTATTACTACATCTAGCAAGTCATACAACTAAAACGAGGCTCATGTGACGTTAATCCTGCCGGAAGTTTGTCTCACAAAACATATCCAAGAGCTACGTTATGCTGTTAAGTTTTTAGATGATAAAGTAACTTAGTTTCAGCGTTAATGTCTTAATGCTCGTAGTTCCTGTAACAAATCAAACGACTTTCATACAATGAAAACAGCATTACCCAGTTTTGGTTTCCTTCAGGTACAAAAGTTCTCATGTCTAACAAACTATGATATTAGTTTATTCTTTCACTAAATCATGCCTACcctaagaatatttaatcaatttattattttatatgaaacaaTAACGAAACAATATTATTTTCGCTGCAGATATAGACGagtgtgaaaagcaaaatgcCTGCGAGCACGGTTGCAAGAATACCAACGGATCATATAACTGTACTTGTTTCTCTGGTTATACACTGAATGCAAATGGCAAGACATGTGACAAAAGTAAGGCACGAATTTTTACACANNNNNNNNNNNNNNNNNNNNNNNNNNNNNNNNNNNNNNNNNNNNNNNNNNNNNNNNNNNNNNNNNNNNNNNNNNNNNNNNNNNNNNNNNNNNNNNNNNNNNNNNNNNNNNNNNNNNNNNNNNNNNNNNNNNgtgtgtgtgtgtgtgtgcttgtgtgtgtatgtgtgtgtgtgtttgtgagtgtctatttccaaaatatttacGAACAAGCCAccgttattatttgtttatttattcatttatatattattggtgcattcatggctgtatggtaagaagctagcttcccaaccatatggtgctgggttcagttccattgcgtggcacctagggcaaatcacttctaccataaccttgggccgaccaaagccttgagagtaaatttggtagacggaaactgaaaaagcgtgccgaatatatatatgcatatattgatacctatacgtacatacttccatccatacgtatatatatatattctttgtaagcctagtgctcattctatcggtcgcttttgccgaactgatacgttacggggatgtaaacacaccaagattggttgtaaagcgatggtggagagacagacacatacatagacaaaacacaaatatCTCTCTTTAGCTatctatgaacatatatgtatatatatatNNNNNNNNNNtatatatatatatatcaagatctgcatatgcatatgtattatgtcacatatattctttctttctgtacataaacacgcgcacacacatgtaccatACTTCATCTTATGATACTGATTGTCgcatttcaaattaaatttgttgttttcttattattgtaatcgggcatatatataaatagatcagGGTTGCCTATATTATCAAAGGCACTAAAAGCACGACGAACAACAACCATAATTCGAGCTAACGTAACGGATTTTTATAACATAATAAAACACTTCAATTATAAGTCTTAGTTTTCCTCAGTCCTAATAAACATTGTATTCAGTGTCACGAAATTAAATTGTTGATTATAAATTGAATCTTATTGCAATTTTCTTTTCAGCGGGGACATTAAACTGTTCTAGCTGCTCTGTTTACCATGGCTGTACAATTAATGCGTCAAGCAGAGAAACGTGTTTTTGTAAATTGGGTTACGATATGAATTCTACAGGATGCTTCGGTAAGATATAtcactaatatattttataagtaaaatatttactaGGCAAGTAAGAAACGAAGAATACCTCTCCTGATCAAAAATAGAAGCCAGGTTTCCTTCCGTTTCGACTACGATGCATCAAATGCTACATCTTGCAGAATGCAAAGCTTGGTACACTACGCCCCGAAATATGATGGACTATTCATGGTTTGAGCGTCTTCAGATATATGTGTACTCAATGAAGGTTAAAGATCATCGACAACAGGAGATGGCAGTGTGCAGAAATAATGTTGTGTCGTCTGATCTTCGGTTGTAGCGTTAATGTGTCATCCGATTTAATACTACCTGGTTCATGGGTTCCTTAACTCCACTCTGTTGTAACATCATAGGTACAGGTCTCCAGAAGCCTTCAAAGATGATGATGGATTCTGACCTTTCTCCTTCGATTAAAaagtatctgaaataaatttaatctttGTTTTAAATGCAGATACTGACGAATGTTTAAAATCCTCGGAAATATGNNNNNNNNNNTTGTTTTAAATGCAGATACTGACGAATGTTTAAAATCCTCGGAAATATGTGGAAATGCTACCTGTGTTAACATCGACTCTagctacaaatgtgtgtgtgatgagggatacttttataatataaatacaaatagctGTACCGGTAAgtattttttatgtctttttgtttctttgttttgtttttcaactNNNNNNNNNNCGGTAAgtattttttatgtctttttgtttctttgttttgtttttcaactacATAAGGTAGATTCCAGTGATCCACAACTCAGCAATAGAACCCCAACATTGAAAATATCTTCCAAAGTACTTAATTGTTGTTTTCCATATGAAACATATCACTAAGTCATTAACCCGAGAGATTTGTGTTTCTCGCGACAAGCTACCACAGGAGAAACTTTCTTCTCAACATAATGTCCTATTTCTTCATACCAAAGAAACAAACATCACACCGATAAATCGAAATCGTCATCTGCATGATACTAATTTTCCTCCATTTGGGAACAATAGCATGACACAATGTCAGTTTTCGATGTACCTGCAGTTGGATCGAAAAGTAACCCTTTATAGATTATGACAAGAGAGCATGAGAAACAGAAATCCGTCTAAACATTTTAGACCTAAATTTAggtttgcattatttatttactaacgTTTTGAACTTTATTTTACTCGCCAAAATCAATCATAACACAAACGATGTCAGTAATATTATGAGTGAATCCAGTAAGGCATGAAAGGATTTAATgagaattattttaattactcTTTACCACTACCTCAAAGCGATTTTATAGATTCATTTGCCGCATAAAATTGATTAGACTGCGTCGAACGCCTCTAAAAGATTTGTATCAAAATTGATACGTTATCAAGTTTCTATTCTTTCCCTACAGAATGTCCGAAGaacaaatatggaaaaaattGCAACGAAACATGCGACTTTAGATGTGCTTCTTGTGATAAAATAACAGGCTGTGTTTGTGAACGCGGTAAAAAAGGAAACAACTGTTCAGAAGATATCAATGAATGTAATTCAACCCACGAATGTGATCGTCTAACAACTACTTGCGAAAATGTAGTTGGATCATATTATTGCAAATGTAAGGCTGGTTATAAAAAGATTCTTNNNNNNNNNNAGTTGGATCATATTATTGCAAATGTAAGGCTGGTTATAAAAAGATTCTTGATATCAAATGTGAAGGTACGTAGATCCAATGAAGTTTTCATAGTCATTCGTAATTTACTGCTTTATAGACTTCATATTTCGATGCATATTTTAGTAAGCACTGTcccgtgaatacatacatacatacacaggtacatacataatacaggcatatatatatatatatata is a window encoding:
- the LOC106874230 gene encoding vitamin K-dependent protein S encodes the protein MNSTGCFDTDECLKSSEICGNATCVNIDSSYKCVCDEGYFYNINTNSCTECPKNKYGKNCNETCDFRCASCDKITGCVCERGKKGNNCSEDINECNSTHECDRLTTTCENVVGSYYCKCKAGYKKILDIKCEGT